A portion of the Edaphobacter lichenicola genome contains these proteins:
- a CDS encoding MFS transporter gives MTIKTSPPDDIAPEAGSRSGLWVLVATILGSSMAFIDGTVVNVALPALQNSLHATVSGVQWVVESYALMLASLLLVGGSLGDLYGRRKVFLFGVIVFALGSTWCGFAGSITTLIVARALQGIGAAMLIPGSLALISASFSTEDRGKAIGTWSGFSAITAAIGPVLGGWLVEHASWRWVFFINLPIAFVVLLVTLGKVRESHNQSASRSLDWPGAMLATFGLGAITFALIEVQRGRWMSTLTGLTGIAALAGFLLVEARSSSPMVSLSLFRSRNFSGANLITLFLYGALSGVLFFFPMDLIQVQHYSATQAGGALLPFILLIFVLSRWSGGLVARYGSKAPLVVGSLVSAAGYALFARPEIGGAYWTTFFPPVVVLGVGMAICVAPVTTTVMNSCSVNEAGIASGVNNAVSRIAGLLAVAVFGLVLLTSFNKELDRRVKPLLLSPSESRKVDEQRPSLAAAQSSDPRVSAAVAESFVRGYRVVIGMSVGLALASALSAAVFLSSKIDGQHGRET, from the coding sequence ATGACTATCAAGACTTCGCCGCCAGACGATATTGCTCCCGAGGCTGGTTCGCGGAGCGGCCTCTGGGTTCTCGTCGCGACGATCCTCGGTTCGAGCATGGCTTTTATCGACGGAACCGTCGTGAACGTCGCCCTGCCTGCGCTGCAAAACTCATTGCATGCAACGGTGAGCGGCGTTCAGTGGGTCGTGGAATCGTATGCGCTCATGCTGGCGTCACTCCTTCTGGTAGGCGGATCGCTGGGCGATCTCTACGGCCGCCGCAAGGTCTTCCTCTTTGGCGTCATCGTCTTTGCTTTGGGATCGACGTGGTGCGGATTCGCAGGTTCAATCACCACGTTGATCGTCGCGCGTGCTCTACAGGGTATCGGAGCCGCGATGCTTATCCCTGGCAGCCTGGCCCTTATCAGCGCGTCGTTTTCAACCGAAGACCGTGGCAAAGCGATAGGCACCTGGTCAGGTTTTTCTGCCATCACGGCTGCGATTGGACCAGTGCTTGGCGGGTGGCTCGTCGAGCACGCCTCATGGCGCTGGGTCTTCTTTATCAACCTGCCGATTGCGTTCGTTGTACTTCTGGTCACTCTCGGAAAAGTTCGAGAGAGTCATAACCAAAGCGCCAGCCGATCGCTCGACTGGCCTGGAGCTATGCTCGCAACCTTCGGACTTGGAGCAATCACATTTGCGTTGATTGAGGTTCAGCGCGGGAGATGGATGTCGACTCTCACCGGCTTGACTGGAATCGCAGCACTCGCCGGCTTTCTGCTCGTTGAAGCAAGGTCGTCGTCGCCCATGGTCTCGTTGTCGCTCTTTCGCTCTCGAAACTTCAGCGGAGCCAACCTGATCACGCTCTTCCTCTATGGTGCATTAAGTGGTGTTCTGTTCTTCTTTCCGATGGATCTGATTCAAGTCCAGCACTACTCCGCGACGCAGGCTGGTGGGGCTCTCCTGCCGTTCATTCTGCTTATCTTCGTACTCTCGCGGTGGTCGGGCGGCCTGGTTGCGCGATACGGATCCAAGGCTCCGCTCGTCGTCGGATCACTCGTCTCTGCGGCGGGATATGCTCTCTTTGCAAGACCCGAAATTGGAGGAGCCTATTGGACTACGTTCTTCCCGCCGGTTGTGGTTCTTGGTGTCGGCATGGCGATCTGTGTCGCGCCGGTCACCACCACCGTCATGAACTCGTGCTCCGTGAACGAAGCGGGGATCGCCTCCGGCGTCAACAATGCTGTCTCTCGAATTGCCGGCTTACTCGCTGTCGCCGTCTTTGGATTAGTCCTGCTGACAAGCTTCAACAAAGAGTTGGATCGTCGTGTGAAACCTCTCTTGCTCAGTCCATCGGAAAGCAGAAAGGTCGACGAGCAACGGCCAAGTCTTGCCGCGGCACAGAGCAGCGACCCGCGCGTAAGCGCGGCTGTTGCAGAGTCTTTCGTTCGGGGATATCGCGTCGTGATAGGTATGTCAGTTGGACTCGCACTGGCCAGCGCGCTAAGCGCCGCCGTGTTCCTCTCATCAAAAATCGATGGTCAACACGGTCGCGAAACCTGA
- a CDS encoding alpha/beta fold hydrolase, whose product MEQVSYRTVKIDGLSIFYREAGPKDAPTILLLHGLPSSSRMFQPLLARLADNYHLVAPDYPGFGHSDWPDPKVFDYTFDHIASVMDGFTQALGLSRYTLYMQDYGGPVGFRMALAHPERVQSIIVQDAVAHNEGLGVNWVTRRAFWADRPAHDEALRKNLLSLAATKTRHIGDDPKIELYDPDLWTDEYAFLNAPGQAQIQSDLFYDYRTNVDAYPKWQTWMQKTQPKLLVLWGKHDLSFDIGEPERYRKDVPNAEVYVLDAGHFALDIKADEIAALIREFMEKQK is encoded by the coding sequence ATGGAACAGGTGTCTTATCGCACGGTGAAGATCGATGGACTCTCCATCTTCTACAGAGAAGCGGGGCCGAAAGATGCTCCGACCATTCTGTTACTGCATGGACTTCCGTCGTCGTCGCGGATGTTTCAGCCACTGTTGGCGCGGCTCGCAGACAACTATCATTTGGTTGCGCCCGACTATCCTGGCTTTGGACATAGCGATTGGCCCGATCCAAAGGTGTTCGATTACACCTTCGACCATATCGCTTCCGTGATGGACGGCTTCACGCAGGCGCTGGGCCTGTCGCGTTACACACTTTATATGCAGGACTACGGCGGGCCTGTTGGGTTTCGCATGGCATTGGCACATCCGGAGCGGGTGCAGTCCATCATCGTCCAGGACGCCGTCGCTCACAACGAAGGTCTTGGGGTGAACTGGGTAACACGACGGGCATTCTGGGCAGACCGGCCTGCTCACGATGAGGCGCTGCGCAAAAACCTGCTGTCGCTTGCAGCCACGAAGACGCGCCATATCGGAGACGACCCGAAAATTGAGCTCTACGACCCGGACCTCTGGACCGATGAATACGCATTTCTGAACGCGCCAGGGCAGGCGCAGATTCAAAGCGATCTCTTCTATGACTACCGCACAAACGTCGATGCGTATCCAAAGTGGCAGACATGGATGCAGAAGACACAGCCGAAACTTTTGGTCCTATGGGGCAAGCACGATCTCTCATTCGATATTGGCGAACCGGAACGTTACCGTAAAGACGTGCCGAACGCAGAGGTCTATGTTCTCGATGCGGGACACTTCGCACTTGATATCAAAGCGGACGAGATTGCGGCGTTGATCCGTGAATTTATGGAGAAACAAAAGTAA
- a CDS encoding RidA family protein, with protein sequence MVSKKDSQPGRAERRLQDLGIQLPATPTPLGSYVETVQTGNLLFFSGMLPVVDHKPKYIGRLGKEFDAEAGRDATYTAALNVLAAAKEHLGSLDRVTRVVRLGVFLATFGDFFDQPRVADAASDLFRDVFGIEKTSVRQVIGIASLPLGVPVELDVIFEVSE encoded by the coding sequence GTGGTAAGCAAGAAAGATTCGCAGCCGGGCAGAGCAGAACGCCGGCTGCAGGATCTTGGCATTCAGCTGCCGGCCACGCCTACACCGTTAGGTAGTTACGTCGAGACGGTGCAGACGGGCAACCTGCTCTTCTTTAGCGGAATGCTCCCAGTCGTCGATCACAAGCCGAAGTATATCGGCAGGCTTGGGAAGGAATTCGACGCCGAGGCCGGACGGGATGCGACCTACACTGCGGCACTGAATGTGCTCGCTGCGGCCAAGGAGCATTTGGGATCGCTGGATCGAGTGACCCGCGTCGTTCGACTCGGAGTGTTCCTCGCAACCTTTGGGGATTTCTTCGATCAGCCCAGGGTTGCGGACGCTGCTTCGGATCTGTTCCGAGATGTCTTTGGGATTGAGAAGACATCTGTTCGGCAGGTAATCGGCATCGCCAGCCTTCCACTTGGCGTGCCTGTAGAACTCGATGTCATCTTCGAAGTTTCAGAGTAG
- a CDS encoding SDR family NAD(P)-dependent oxidoreductase codes for MENKKTVIVTGASQGIGAAIVQAFLDRGYNVVATSRSVSKAGFAPSPKLAIVDGDISQAATAEKVVKAAIEKFGSVDHVVNNAGIFAAKPFTDFTIEDFRGLVATNLEGFLFITQAAVKQMLSQGTGGSVTSITSSLVVNPIAGVSASIPMITKGGLEAITLSLASEYAKSNIRFNAVAPGVVDTPLHTGNPKDFMKSLSPMGTISDAKDIAEAVVYVTEARHVTGEVLHVDGGAHAGKW; via the coding sequence ATGGAAAACAAAAAGACAGTGATCGTAACCGGTGCGTCCCAAGGTATCGGAGCAGCGATTGTTCAGGCGTTTCTGGACCGCGGCTACAACGTAGTTGCAACGTCACGCAGCGTCTCCAAAGCCGGCTTCGCGCCGTCGCCTAAACTCGCAATCGTCGACGGAGACATCAGCCAGGCGGCAACGGCAGAGAAGGTCGTAAAGGCTGCGATCGAGAAGTTTGGCTCGGTCGACCATGTTGTCAACAATGCAGGCATTTTTGCAGCGAAGCCTTTCACGGATTTCACCATTGAGGATTTCCGCGGTCTCGTCGCCACCAACCTGGAGGGATTCCTCTTCATTACCCAGGCTGCGGTCAAGCAGATGCTCTCGCAGGGCACCGGTGGCAGCGTGACAAGTATCACGTCCTCGCTGGTCGTAAACCCCATCGCGGGCGTTTCGGCTTCGATCCCAATGATCACCAAGGGTGGACTTGAGGCGATTACCTTAAGTCTCGCGAGCGAGTATGCGAAGAGTAACATCCGCTTCAACGCGGTTGCACCTGGTGTCGTCGACACCCCACTCCACACCGGCAACCCGAAGGACTTCATGAAGAGCCTTTCACCCATGGGAACGATCTCCGACGCAAAGGATATTGCGGAGGCAGTTGTTTATGTGACCGAAGCACGTCACGTCACCGGGGAGGTGCTGCACGTGGACGGCGGTGCGCACGCAGGTAAGTGGTAA
- a CDS encoding NAD(P)H-dependent flavin oxidoreductase — MKQGFTSSSRHWNKTRLSATLGIEYPIIQGPLGGLSTQRLAATVSNFGGLGSFGAHGLAPSAIKDVIAEIRALTPKPFAVNLWVSMEDEGAFTSGSEAFARSLRPIAEHIQALGGTLPTYKPYAPIKFEDQVRVLLDAKVPVFSFIAGIPPKEILDECRAQGIVTMGTVTTPDEAIALEQAGVNVIVASGFEAGGHRSSFLRSSEDSLTGTFSLVPQVADAVAVPVVAAGGIADARGVVAAFALGAEGVQMGTVFLASDESGASVHHRKALLSGNARRTTLTRGFTGRLARGIHNQLIEELNRPGVEILPYPLQRALVKNLVTLAEKAAKPELLQLWAGQSANLSRQTDAKTLLQTLVTEVSAVADSVVRWNSERDNR; from the coding sequence ATGAAACAGGGATTCACCAGTTCATCGCGGCATTGGAATAAGACGCGCCTCTCTGCAACTCTTGGAATTGAGTACCCGATTATTCAAGGCCCGCTTGGTGGTCTGTCGACGCAGCGGCTGGCTGCAACCGTCTCGAACTTTGGTGGCCTTGGCTCCTTCGGAGCGCATGGCCTGGCCCCTTCAGCGATTAAGGATGTGATTGCCGAGATTCGTGCCCTCACCCCCAAACCTTTCGCTGTAAATTTGTGGGTCTCGATGGAAGATGAGGGTGCATTCACTTCCGGTAGCGAAGCATTTGCACGAAGCCTGAGGCCGATCGCAGAACACATCCAGGCTTTGGGCGGTACACTTCCGACTTACAAGCCTTATGCACCCATCAAGTTTGAGGACCAAGTTCGTGTGTTGCTCGATGCAAAGGTTCCCGTCTTCAGCTTCATCGCTGGGATTCCCCCGAAGGAGATCCTCGACGAATGCCGTGCGCAGGGCATCGTTACGATGGGAACTGTGACGACACCAGACGAAGCTATCGCTCTTGAGCAGGCGGGAGTCAACGTCATCGTCGCTTCCGGCTTTGAAGCAGGCGGTCACCGCAGTTCTTTCCTGCGTTCCTCCGAGGATTCGCTTACAGGAACGTTCTCGCTCGTGCCTCAGGTTGCAGACGCCGTTGCTGTCCCCGTGGTTGCCGCAGGAGGTATCGCCGATGCTCGCGGAGTTGTCGCGGCATTCGCTCTTGGTGCTGAGGGCGTACAGATGGGCACAGTCTTTCTGGCGAGTGATGAGTCCGGTGCGAGCGTGCATCACCGCAAAGCACTGCTGAGTGGGAACGCTCGCAGAACAACATTGACCAGGGGCTTTACTGGACGGCTGGCCAGAGGAATACATAACCAGTTGATCGAAGAGCTCAATCGCCCCGGAGTTGAGATCCTTCCATATCCCTTGCAGCGAGCGCTCGTGAAAAACCTTGTCACGCTTGCCGAGAAGGCTGCGAAGCCGGAGCTGCTGCAACTTTGGGCTGGACAAAGTGCCAATCTTTCCCGACAGACCGACGCAAAGACGCTGCTACAGACGTTAGTGACCGAGGTCTCCGCGGTTGCCGACTCAGTTGTTCGCTGGAACTCCGAACGAGATAACAGATGA
- a CDS encoding glycoside hydrolase family 32 protein, with the protein MTRRAFLSSAATIAASSMVSRGLSAQEIAGNSVVSEAKLAADPMRPEFHLLPARNWMNDPNGPIYFNGRYHMFFQYNPLAATWGDMSWNHAVSSDMLHWSHLPVALTPTPGTPDSFGCFSGSALQVDKRVYVIYTGTKESTPDLATIRDGQDKVQESQCLAWSDDPNLITWTKDPQPVVPLPPEGMKITGFRDPSAWKQGEWYYLTVGSGIAKVGGCVLLYRSKDLKSWEYLHQLTSGSWNGIHTANPCDDGEMWECPEFFALDGGHLLIYSTLGKVFWQSGVLDERTMKFNGSKTGLLDLDAFYAPKTQRDAQGRRILWGWIPERRTEAAMREAGWSGMMSLPRVLNLDKDGTLRIQVLPQTGALRSGIVPHQGPRGGTLKILRNASGEVICSGPRSKSFEFILSRDSSELLHVSYSAESHTFVADGRNIVLEPNDDPTLHAFVDGSVIELIVSERIGYTKRFYYTGSIAPDIQARTNESEVKMDAWKIAPISHNRLTTPSRNG; encoded by the coding sequence ATGACACGTCGAGCGTTTTTATCCTCTGCCGCAACAATCGCAGCGTCGTCGATGGTCTCGCGTGGCCTGTCGGCACAGGAGATCGCCGGCAACTCGGTCGTGTCCGAGGCGAAGCTGGCGGCCGATCCGATGCGGCCTGAGTTTCATCTGCTCCCAGCCAGAAACTGGATGAACGATCCGAACGGCCCCATCTACTTCAATGGTCGCTATCACATGTTCTTTCAGTACAACCCTCTCGCTGCAACCTGGGGCGATATGAGTTGGAACCACGCCGTAAGCAGCGACATGCTGCACTGGTCTCATCTTCCAGTCGCACTCACCCCAACTCCCGGCACTCCTGATTCCTTTGGATGCTTTTCCGGTTCGGCCCTTCAGGTAGATAAGCGCGTGTACGTCATCTACACAGGCACAAAGGAGAGCACTCCCGATCTCGCCACCATTCGTGACGGACAAGACAAAGTGCAGGAGTCGCAGTGTCTGGCCTGGTCCGACGATCCCAATCTCATAACCTGGACTAAAGATCCGCAACCCGTCGTGCCCCTGCCTCCTGAAGGCATGAAGATAACGGGCTTCCGCGATCCATCGGCCTGGAAGCAGGGTGAATGGTACTACCTGACGGTGGGCTCCGGGATTGCGAAGGTCGGTGGTTGCGTCCTGCTCTATCGCTCAAAAGATCTCAAGAGTTGGGAGTATTTGCACCAACTGACAAGCGGATCCTGGAATGGCATCCACACGGCAAACCCATGCGACGACGGCGAGATGTGGGAGTGTCCCGAATTCTTCGCGCTCGATGGTGGCCATCTGCTAATCTACTCGACCTTGGGAAAAGTCTTCTGGCAATCTGGCGTACTCGACGAGAGGACCATGAAATTCAATGGATCGAAGACGGGGTTGCTGGATCTCGATGCGTTCTACGCTCCGAAGACGCAACGTGACGCGCAGGGCCGCAGGATTCTCTGGGGTTGGATTCCGGAGCGCCGAACCGAAGCCGCAATGCGCGAGGCTGGATGGTCAGGCATGATGAGTCTGCCGCGCGTCTTGAACCTCGACAAAGATGGCACCCTTCGAATCCAGGTACTCCCGCAGACAGGGGCGTTGCGTTCGGGCATCGTTCCGCATCAGGGGCCACGCGGTGGAACACTCAAAATCCTGCGAAACGCCTCTGGCGAGGTGATCTGCTCCGGGCCTCGGAGCAAGAGCTTCGAGTTCATCTTGAGCAGAGACTCTTCCGAACTGCTTCACGTGAGTTACTCCGCCGAAAGCCACACCTTCGTCGCGGATGGCAGGAACATCGTGCTCGAGCCAAACGACGACCCGACCCTGCACGCGTTTGTGGATGGATCAGTCATCGAGTTGATCGTGAGTGAGCGCATTGGTTATACCAAGCGCTTTTATTACACTGGATCGATCGCGCCAGACATTCAGGCGCGGACAAACGAGAGCGAAGTGAAGATGGATGCGTGGAAGATTGCGCCGATATCGCATAACCGACTTACAACGCCCTCGCGCAATGGGTAG
- a CDS encoding CGNR zinc finger domain-containing protein has product MKTKAVETEYVTSPIPSVGDHPAINFINTLRMIGGELTDTWQSDADVAAWIVQEGLRDAIPSTTWPVGVLLRKTRSLRELALRAVEARKAKKAVPLDELNGFLEHSDSHCVLQAKTRTDIQFERVYGQKTVEQYLAPVAESVAELLSHGDFDLIRHCEGAHCVLWFYDRTKAHRRRWCSPQTCGNRSKVAAFRARAKE; this is encoded by the coding sequence ATGAAGACCAAAGCAGTGGAGACAGAGTACGTAACTTCTCCGATCCCTTCGGTGGGCGATCATCCTGCCATCAATTTCATCAATACCCTTCGTATGATTGGGGGGGAATTGACCGACACGTGGCAGAGCGATGCAGATGTTGCTGCATGGATCGTTCAGGAGGGATTGCGCGATGCAATTCCTTCAACAACATGGCCGGTTGGCGTCCTGCTTCGCAAGACACGAAGTTTAAGAGAGCTTGCACTGAGAGCGGTAGAGGCGAGAAAAGCGAAGAAGGCAGTCCCCCTCGATGAACTGAATGGTTTTCTTGAACACTCAGACAGCCACTGTGTTCTCCAGGCGAAAACGCGCACGGATATTCAGTTCGAGCGCGTATACGGACAGAAGACGGTTGAACAGTATCTGGCACCTGTTGCCGAGTCAGTAGCGGAACTGTTGTCGCACGGAGACTTTGATCTGATTCGTCACTGCGAAGGCGCACACTGCGTGCTTTGGTTTTACGACCGCACCAAGGCCCACCGGAGACGATGGTGCAGCCCGCAGACCTGCGGCAATCGATCAAAGGTAGCGGCGTTTCGAGCACGTGCCAAGGAGTGA